A genome region from Bradyrhizobium commune includes the following:
- a CDS encoding MBL fold metallo-hydrolase: MPISITLIGGPTALIEIDGFRLLTDPTFDAPGAYQLPHVRLEKTIGPAMKADAVGPIDAVLLSHDQHSDNLDNSGRESLKHAKRVLTTEAGAKRLGGHVEGLAPWGTAHLRDRDGNVLTITATPARHGPAGIEPLSGDVIGFVVASSRKDTSPIYISGDTTWFDGVAEVARRFKCGVVMPFAGAAQTRGPFHLTMDTNDTIETARAFPDAMIVPVHTEGWAHFRQNSEDLRKTFDVLGFGPRLRLLEPGVPTVIEAP, from the coding sequence ATGCCCATCTCCATCACCCTGATCGGCGGCCCCACCGCGCTGATCGAGATCGACGGTTTTCGCCTGCTCACCGATCCGACCTTCGATGCGCCCGGCGCCTATCAGCTGCCGCATGTGAGGCTGGAGAAAACCATCGGGCCGGCGATGAAGGCCGATGCGGTCGGCCCGATCGATGCCGTGCTACTCAGCCACGACCAGCATTCGGATAATCTCGACAATTCCGGCCGAGAATCCCTGAAGCACGCAAAGCGGGTGCTGACGACGGAGGCGGGCGCCAAGCGCCTCGGTGGCCATGTCGAGGGCCTTGCGCCCTGGGGTACCGCGCATCTCAGGGATCGCGACGGCAATGTGCTGACGATCACCGCGACACCGGCACGCCACGGCCCGGCCGGGATCGAGCCGCTGTCCGGCGACGTCATCGGCTTCGTGGTGGCGTCGAGCCGAAAGGATACAAGCCCGATCTATATCAGCGGCGACACCACCTGGTTCGACGGCGTCGCCGAAGTCGCGCGCCGCTTCAAATGCGGCGTGGTGATGCCGTTTGCGGGCGCCGCGCAAACGCGCGGGCCGTTCCATCTCACCATGGACACCAACGACACCATCGAGACCGCGCGCGCCTTTCCCGATGCGATGATCGTGCCCGTGCACACCGAAGGCTGGGCGCATTTCCGCCAGAACAGTGAAGACCTGCGCAAGACGTTCGACGTGCTGGGTTTCGGCCCGCGGCTGCGGTTGCTGGAGCCCGGCGTGCCGACGGTGATCGAGGCGCCGTAG
- a CDS encoding DMT family transporter has translation MSLATSLPAAPSRVNTLPFAIGVFCLLWSYAFVAGKIGVTHCPPLILLAARFSLAGILILGATLIRGDDWSLSWRDALIFAVLGIANNALYLGLGYTGLQSVSAGLGGLIVSANPVFTAALAALLLGEGMTWRKAAGLLLGMIGVTLIVWHRLSVGTDSLHGIVFTLASLASIVAGTILFKLLAPKGSLWIGNGVQNLAAGIVLTPVALTFADVHAIDVTPSLIGAVAFLVLGGSILAYWIWFHLLKVCGATAASAYHFLMPPLGMLFAYLVLGEHVEARDLLGIVPVALGIYLVTRPAKSVS, from the coding sequence ATGTCCCTCGCCACCTCGCTTCCCGCGGCCCCCAGCCGCGTCAATACGCTGCCCTTTGCGATCGGCGTGTTCTGCCTGCTCTGGAGCTACGCCTTCGTCGCGGGCAAGATCGGCGTCACCCATTGCCCGCCGCTGATCCTGCTCGCCGCGCGCTTCTCGCTCGCCGGCATCCTGATCCTGGGCGCTACACTGATCCGCGGCGACGACTGGTCGCTGTCATGGCGCGATGCCCTGATCTTTGCCGTGCTCGGCATTGCCAACAACGCGCTCTATCTCGGGCTCGGCTATACCGGCCTGCAATCGGTCTCCGCCGGCCTCGGCGGATTGATCGTGTCGGCCAATCCGGTTTTCACGGCAGCGCTCGCGGCGCTGTTGCTCGGCGAGGGCATGACTTGGCGCAAGGCGGCCGGCCTGTTGCTCGGCATGATCGGCGTGACGCTAATCGTCTGGCATCGCCTGTCGGTCGGCACCGATAGCCTGCACGGCATCGTCTTCACGCTGGCTTCGCTGGCCTCGATCGTCGCCGGCACCATCCTGTTCAAGCTGCTCGCGCCGAAGGGCTCGCTGTGGATCGGCAATGGCGTGCAGAATCTCGCCGCCGGCATCGTGCTGACGCCGGTCGCGCTGACCTTCGCCGATGTTCATGCCATCGACGTCACGCCGAGCCTGATCGGCGCCGTCGCCTTCCTCGTGCTCGGCGGCTCGATCCTCGCTTACTGGATCTGGTTTCATCTCCTGAAAGTGTGTGGCGCGACCGCCGCCAGCGCCTATCATTTCCTGATGCCCCCGCTCGGCATGCTGTTCGCGTATCTCGTGCTCGGCGAGCATGTCGAGGCGCGCGATCTGCTCGGGATCGTTCCGGTCGCGCTCGGCATTTATCTGGTGACGCGTCCTGCAAAGTCGGTCTCGTAA
- a CDS encoding LysR family transcriptional regulator, whose amino-acid sequence MLDLELLRSFVSVVEAGGFTRAAERVHRTQSTVSQQIKRLEEDVGQVLLHRDGKDVRPTEAGERLLSYARRLLSLAEEARDVLREPDGEGAIRLGIPEDFAAYRLAKLLGAFSRSHPGLRLDVRADQSKNLARDLERGELDMALYKREAGEKGAIAVWPERVHWVTSKAHPIDVDVASVPLIGFPVGCLYRAGAIHALESAGRPWHMSYSSSSLAGIQAAVAAGMGLSILSEMSIQGDHRVLTAKDGFAPINRTEVALMAAPGASSATLRLADRLAEFCETVQAKAA is encoded by the coding sequence GTGCTCGATCTGGAGCTTTTGCGCAGCTTCGTCTCGGTGGTCGAGGCCGGCGGCTTCACCCGCGCCGCCGAGCGCGTCCACCGCACGCAATCGACCGTGAGCCAGCAGATCAAGCGGCTGGAGGAGGATGTCGGCCAGGTGCTCTTGCACCGCGACGGCAAGGACGTGCGCCCGACAGAGGCCGGCGAACGGCTGCTCTCCTACGCGCGGCGGCTGCTGTCGCTTGCCGAGGAGGCGCGCGACGTGCTGCGCGAGCCCGACGGCGAAGGCGCGATCCGGCTCGGCATTCCCGAGGATTTTGCCGCCTATCGGCTGGCAAAACTGCTGGGCGCGTTCTCGCGCTCGCATCCGGGCCTGCGGCTCGACGTGCGCGCCGACCAGAGCAAGAACCTCGCCCGCGACCTCGAACGCGGCGAGCTCGATATGGCGCTCTACAAGCGCGAGGCCGGCGAGAAGGGCGCCATCGCGGTGTGGCCGGAGCGGGTGCACTGGGTCACCAGCAAAGCCCATCCGATCGACGTCGACGTGGCCTCGGTGCCGCTGATCGGCTTTCCGGTCGGCTGCCTCTATCGTGCCGGCGCCATCCATGCGCTGGAGAGCGCCGGCCGGCCCTGGCACATGTCCTATTCGTCATCGAGCCTTGCCGGCATCCAGGCCGCGGTCGCGGCCGGCATGGGCTTGAGCATTCTCTCGGAAATGTCGATCCAGGGAGATCATCGCGTGCTGACGGCGAAGGACGGCTTTGCGCCCATCAACCGGACGGAAGTCGCGCTGATGGCCGCGCCCGGCGCGAGTTCCGCAACGCTGCGACTCGCGGACCGGCTGGCGGAATTTTGCGAGACCGTGCAGGCGAAGGCGGCTTGA
- the pdeM gene encoding ligase-associated DNA damage response endonuclease PdeM: MRVSRVTISDVTFAADLSGALFWDEQRLLVVSDLHLEKGSSFATRGVLLPPYDTIATLGRLAAVISRHDPRIVIALGDSFHDRTAHERLSVEDRDAVAALQVGRDWIWISGNHDPMLPRDLGGTVADEVAIGPITFRHEPTGAHGEIAGHLHPKARISARGRSMERRCFASDGMRAVMPAFGAYAGGLSIRDAAFAKIFPKNGFVAHLLGDRRVHAIAASRCY, from the coding sequence ATGCGCGTTTCCAGGGTCACCATCAGCGACGTGACCTTCGCGGCCGATCTCTCGGGCGCCTTGTTCTGGGACGAGCAGCGCCTGCTCGTCGTCTCCGACCTGCATCTCGAAAAAGGCTCGAGCTTCGCCACCCGCGGCGTGCTGCTGCCGCCCTACGATACCATCGCGACGCTCGGCCGTCTCGCTGCTGTCATCTCCCGCCATGATCCCCGAATCGTCATCGCGCTCGGCGACAGTTTTCACGATCGCACTGCGCATGAGCGCCTGTCAGTCGAGGATCGCGACGCCGTCGCCGCGCTCCAGGTGGGCCGCGACTGGATCTGGATCTCCGGCAATCACGATCCGATGCTGCCACGCGATCTCGGCGGCACCGTTGCGGACGAGGTCGCGATCGGCCCGATCACTTTCCGCCACGAGCCAACCGGCGCGCATGGCGAGATCGCCGGACATCTGCATCCCAAGGCCCGAATCTCCGCGCGCGGCCGTTCGATGGAGCGGCGTTGTTTTGCGTCAGACGGGATGCGCGCCGTCATGCCCGCCTTCGGCGCCTATGCCGGCGGCCTCAGCATCCGTGATGCGGCGTTTGCAAAGATCTTCCCGAAGAACGGCTTTGTCGCGCACTTGCTCGGCGACCGCCGTGTCCACGCGATTGCCGCGTCGCGGTGTTATTGA
- a CDS encoding ligase-associated DNA damage response DEXH box helicase — translation MPPRILKLSAEPAAPLPDRFQQWFAARGWSPREHQLALLEKAREDASALLIAPTGAGKTLAGFLPTLVELSSAAPAKSVVSTGRSVQRSAGLHTLYISPLKALAVDIARNLERPIAEMALPIKVETRTGDTPVSRRQRQRRYPPDILLTTPEQLALLLSSDDAPFLFSSLKRIVLDELHALVTSKRGDLLSLGLARLWRLAPQMRAIGLSATVAEPDQLARFLVPQPGGQEAAAEIVVAGGAAAPQVEMLDTRERLPWAGHGARHALAEVYDLIKQNKTTLVFVNTRSQAEMLFQDLWRMNDDNLAIALHHGSLDVAQRRKVEEAMSAGKLRGVVCTSSLDLGIDWGDVDLVVNIGAPKGSSRLMQRIGRANHRLDEASRAVLVPANRFEVLECRAAIDAIAENAQDTPPLRTGALDVLAQHVLGRACGEPFLSDDLYDEVLTAAPYADLARQDFDDVVDFVATGGYALKTYERFARIKQDKQGRWRVANPKVRQSYRLNVGTIVEEPMLKVRLVRGRSTGQGIGGGSTGAIARGGRILGEIEEYFIEGLTAGDTFVFGGEVVRYEALAEDQVYVSRANDKDPKVPSYMGGKFPLSTYLAERVRRILDDKRAWNGLPEQVRDWLSQQKDVSRVPGVRELLVETFPRGSKHYLICYPFEGRLAHQTLGMLLTRRLERARARPLGFVANEYAVAIWGLGDASFMIRNGELDLDALFNPDMLGDDLEAWLAESALMKRTFRNCALISGLIARRFTDEDKSRRQVLFSTDLVYDVLRKHQADHVLLRAARSDAATGLLDLRRLGGMLARIQGRITHRELDHVSPLAVPVMLEIGRESVYGEAADELLAEAADELVKEAMG, via the coding sequence GTGCCGCCCCGTATCCTCAAACTATCGGCCGAGCCGGCCGCGCCGCTGCCCGACCGCTTCCAGCAATGGTTTGCGGCGCGCGGCTGGTCGCCGCGTGAGCATCAGCTCGCGCTGCTGGAGAAGGCGCGCGAGGACGCCAGCGCACTGCTGATCGCGCCGACCGGCGCCGGCAAGACGCTGGCGGGGTTTTTGCCGACGCTGGTGGAGCTGAGCTCTGCGGCGCCGGCGAAATCGGTGGTCTCCACCGGCCGCAGCGTGCAACGCTCCGCCGGCCTCCACACCCTCTATATCTCGCCGCTCAAGGCGCTCGCCGTCGACATCGCGCGCAACCTCGAGCGTCCCATCGCGGAGATGGCGCTGCCGATCAAGGTCGAGACCCGCACCGGCGATACGCCGGTGTCGCGGCGGCAGCGGCAGCGGCGCTATCCGCCGGACATCTTGTTGACCACGCCGGAGCAGCTTGCGCTCCTGCTCTCCTCCGACGACGCGCCGTTCCTGTTCTCCTCGCTCAAGCGCATCGTGCTCGACGAGCTCCACGCTTTGGTGACGTCCAAGCGCGGCGATCTGCTCTCGCTGGGCCTGGCGCGACTCTGGCGTCTCGCCCCGCAGATGCGCGCGATCGGCCTGTCGGCGACCGTGGCCGAGCCCGACCAGCTCGCCCGCTTCCTGGTGCCGCAGCCCGGCGGCCAGGAAGCGGCCGCCGAGATCGTCGTCGCCGGCGGCGCCGCAGCGCCGCAGGTCGAGATGCTGGATACGCGTGAGCGTCTGCCCTGGGCCGGCCACGGCGCGCGCCACGCGCTCGCCGAAGTCTACGACCTGATCAAGCAGAACAAGACCACGCTCGTCTTCGTCAACACCCGCAGCCAGGCCGAGATGCTGTTCCAGGATCTCTGGCGCATGAACGACGACAATCTTGCGATCGCGCTGCATCACGGCTCGCTCGACGTCGCCCAGCGCCGCAAGGTCGAGGAGGCCATGTCGGCCGGCAAGCTGCGCGGCGTGGTCTGCACCTCCTCGCTCGACCTCGGCATCGACTGGGGCGATGTCGATCTCGTCGTCAATATCGGCGCGCCCAAGGGGTCGTCGCGACTGATGCAGCGCATCGGCCGCGCCAACCACCGCCTCGACGAGGCCTCGCGCGCGGTGCTGGTGCCGGCCAATCGTTTCGAGGTGCTGGAGTGCCGCGCCGCGATCGATGCGATTGCGGAGAATGCGCAGGACACGCCGCCCTTGCGCACCGGCGCCCTCGACGTGCTGGCCCAGCACGTGCTCGGCCGCGCCTGCGGCGAGCCGTTCCTGAGCGATGATCTCTACGACGAGGTGCTCACGGCGGCGCCATACGCTGATCTCGCGCGGCAGGATTTCGACGACGTCGTCGATTTCGTCGCCACCGGCGGTTACGCATTGAAAACCTACGAGCGCTTCGCCCGCATCAAGCAGGACAAGCAGGGTCGCTGGCGCGTCGCCAATCCAAAGGTACGCCAGAGCTATCGCCTCAACGTCGGCACCATCGTCGAGGAGCCGATGCTGAAGGTGCGGCTGGTGCGGGGACGTTCCACCGGCCAAGGAATCGGTGGAGGCTCGACCGGCGCCATCGCGCGCGGCGGCCGCATCCTCGGCGAGATCGAGGAATATTTCATCGAGGGCCTGACCGCCGGCGACACCTTTGTGTTCGGCGGCGAGGTGGTGCGCTACGAAGCCTTGGCCGAGGACCAAGTCTACGTCTCCCGCGCCAACGACAAGGACCCGAAGGTGCCGTCCTATATGGGCGGCAAGTTTCCGCTCTCGACTTATCTGGCCGAACGCGTGCGCCGCATCCTTGATGACAAGCGCGCCTGGAATGGCCTGCCCGAGCAGGTGCGCGACTGGCTGTCGCAGCAAAAGGACGTCTCGCGCGTGCCCGGCGTGCGCGAGCTGCTGGTGGAGACCTTTCCACGCGGCAGCAAGCATTACCTGATCTGCTATCCCTTCGAGGGTCGCCTCGCGCACCAGACGCTCGGCATGCTCTTGACGCGACGGCTGGAGCGCGCCCGCGCCCGGCCGCTCGGTTTCGTCGCCAATGAATATGCGGTGGCGATCTGGGGGCTCGGCGATGCCTCCTTCATGATCCGCAACGGCGAGCTCGATCTCGATGCGCTGTTCAATCCGGACATGCTGGGCGACGATCTCGAGGCCTGGCTCGCCGAGTCCGCGCTGATGAAGCGCACGTTTCGCAATTGCGCGCTGATCTCCGGCCTGATCGCGCGCCGCTTCACCGACGAGGACAAGAGCCGCCGCCAGGTGCTGTTTTCCACTGACCTCGTCTACGACGTCCTGCGAAAACACCAGGCCGACCACGTCCTGCTGCGCGCCGCGCGTTCCGACGCCGCCACCGGCCTGCTCGATCTGCGCCGTCTCGGCGGCATGCTCGCCCGCATCCAGGGCCGCATCACCCACCGGGAACTCGACCATGTCTCCCCGCTCGCCGTCCCCGTGATGCTGGAAATCGGCCGCGAGTCAGTTTATGGCGAAGCTGCGGACGAGTTGTTGGCCGAAGCCGCCGATGAGCTCGTCAAAGAGGCGATGGGATAA
- a CDS encoding ABC transporter substrate-binding protein, with product MTTNPSRRDVSAAALATIAASVLPAPYVWAAEKKYDAGASDTEIKIGQTVPHSGPGSLYGVLGRIGEAYFQMLNEKGGINGRKIKFLTMDDAYSAPKCVEATRRLVEQEEVLALYGSLGTAPQTSVHKYLNAKGVPQLLLNTGASKWNNPKEFKWTMAGLPLYPTEARILARHVVAVKPNARIGILYQNDDFGRDFLGPFKKVLADAGGTASVIMEQTYDLSDPTVDSQLINLSKSGADVFYNITTGKATSQSIRKVAELGWKPLQLLSAGSTGRSILNAAGLENAAGIVAIRYNKEVGLPKWEKDPDVMAFEELRKKYIPTIDPDNTIAFAGYGQAVTMGEILRRCGDDLTRANVLKQASNLNGFHSPYFLDGVTYSYTPDDYTPMKTLYISIFSGKDWDISDTPMSE from the coding sequence ATGACGACAAATCCATCGCGGCGCGATGTCAGCGCCGCCGCGCTCGCCACCATCGCCGCATCCGTGCTGCCCGCGCCTTACGTCTGGGCTGCGGAGAAGAAATACGATGCCGGCGCCAGCGACACCGAGATCAAGATCGGCCAGACCGTGCCGCATTCCGGCCCCGGCTCGCTCTACGGCGTGCTCGGGCGCATAGGCGAAGCCTATTTTCAGATGCTGAACGAGAAGGGCGGCATCAACGGACGCAAGATCAAATTCCTCACCATGGATGACGCCTACAGCGCGCCGAAATGCGTCGAGGCGACGCGGCGTCTGGTCGAGCAGGAGGAGGTGCTGGCGCTCTACGGCTCGCTCGGCACCGCGCCGCAGACCTCCGTGCACAAATATCTGAACGCGAAGGGTGTGCCGCAACTCCTCCTCAACACCGGCGCGTCGAAGTGGAATAACCCGAAAGAGTTCAAATGGACGATGGCGGGCCTGCCGCTCTATCCGACCGAGGCGCGCATCCTGGCGCGCCACGTCGTTGCCGTGAAACCGAACGCCAGGATCGGCATCCTCTACCAGAACGACGATTTCGGCCGCGACTTCCTCGGCCCGTTCAAGAAGGTGCTGGCCGATGCCGGCGGCACCGCATCTGTCATCATGGAGCAGACCTACGATCTCAGCGATCCCACGGTCGATTCCCAGCTCATCAATCTCTCGAAATCCGGCGCGGACGTCTTCTACAACATCACCACCGGCAAGGCGACGTCCCAGTCGATCCGGAAGGTCGCCGAGCTCGGCTGGAAGCCGTTGCAATTGCTGTCGGCGGGCTCAACGGGCCGCTCGATCCTCAATGCTGCAGGGCTCGAGAACGCCGCCGGCATCGTCGCCATCCGCTACAACAAGGAGGTCGGCCTGCCCAAATGGGAGAAGGACCCGGACGTCATGGCGTTCGAGGAGCTGCGCAAGAAATACATCCCGACCATTGACCCTGACAACACCATCGCCTTTGCCGGCTACGGCCAGGCCGTCACCATGGGCGAGATCCTGCGCCGCTGCGGCGACGACCTCACCCGCGCCAACGTGCTGAAGCAGGCCTCGAACCTCAACGGCTTCCACTCGCCCTATTTCCTCGACGGCGTCACCTACAGCTACACGCCGGACGACTACACGCCGATGAAGACACTCTACATCTCGATCTTCAGCGGCAAGGACTGGGACATCTCCGACACGCCGATGTCGGAGTAA
- a CDS encoding class I SAM-dependent DNA methyltransferase: MPLRLFLTSGDLMADRRFEFARDLQLKGDLSAAADLLEQAIELAPTFTSAWFTLGEIRLQLGERDKAIAAFRKARDSDPEDQHGAGLHLIRLGDAQLAEMPKAYVQALFDQYAPRFEHALINDLGYRAPSLIFKAVLAARVAAKKPAFFKRTIDLGCGTGLAAAAFAKQVDHFIGIDLSPGMIKEARATGLYAELEVADMIEGLHGKADASANLVVAADAFVYLSDLAPVLSEARRVLASGGVLAFTLETHAGDGIVLGEGLRYAHSAEYARGAIAKAGLKLLTLEPCSPRNENNEPVRGLVVVAEKT, from the coding sequence ATGCCGCTCCGCCTGTTCCTGACCTCCGGCGATCTCATGGCCGACCGCCGTTTCGAGTTCGCGCGCGACCTCCAGCTCAAGGGCGACCTGTCCGCCGCCGCCGACCTGCTGGAGCAGGCCATCGAGCTTGCGCCGACCTTCACCTCGGCCTGGTTCACGCTCGGCGAAATCCGCCTCCAGCTCGGCGAGCGCGACAAGGCGATCGCGGCGTTTCGCAAAGCCCGCGACTCCGATCCCGAGGACCAGCACGGTGCCGGCCTGCATCTGATCCGGCTCGGCGATGCGCAGCTCGCCGAAATGCCCAAGGCCTATGTGCAGGCGCTGTTCGACCAATACGCGCCGCGCTTCGAGCACGCCCTGATCAACGATCTCGGCTATCGCGCGCCGTCGCTGATCTTCAAGGCGGTGCTCGCCGCGCGCGTCGCCGCGAAGAAGCCCGCCTTTTTCAAGCGCACCATCGATCTCGGCTGCGGCACCGGGCTTGCGGCGGCGGCCTTCGCAAAGCAGGTCGACCATTTCATCGGCATCGATCTGTCGCCCGGCATGATCAAGGAGGCGCGCGCCACCGGGCTCTATGCCGAGCTCGAGGTCGCCGACATGATCGAAGGCCTGCACGGCAAGGCTGACGCGAGCGCCAACCTCGTCGTTGCCGCGGACGCCTTCGTCTATCTCTCCGATCTCGCGCCGGTGCTGAGCGAAGCCAGGCGCGTGCTCGCATCGGGCGGCGTGCTCGCCTTCACGCTGGAAACGCATGCGGGCGATGGCATCGTGCTCGGCGAAGGCCTGCGCTATGCCCATTCGGCGGAATATGCGCGCGGCGCGATCGCGAAGGCCGGGCTCAAGCTGCTCACGCTGGAGCCCTGCTCGCCGCGCAACGAGAACAACGAGCCGGTGCGCGGCCTCGTCGTCGTGGCCGAGAAAACTTGA
- a CDS encoding ligase-associated DNA damage response exonuclease: protein MRPQDILLPSAAGLCCKPGGFHIDPVRTVERAVITHGHSDHARAGHGAVLATQETLDMMRLRYGENFAGSTQAIRYGEEIRLGDVSVKFHPAGHVLGSAQIAVTAKDTCIVASGDYKDAPDPTCTPFELVPCDVFITEATFGLPVFRHGDAADELKKLLASVALFPERAHLVGAYSLGKAQRVIALLRQAGYDAPIYLHGAMEKITHYYQSRGIALGELRPVAGMKKAALAGTITLAPPSATADIWTRRFLDPVTAFASGWMRVRARARQGGVELPLVISDHADWDGLTATIAATGAGEIWVTHGQEDALVHWCKSQGLRAQPLDLVGYGDEDENETPVAAKGEA, encoded by the coding sequence ATGCGTCCGCAAGACATCCTGCTGCCATCTGCTGCCGGCCTGTGCTGCAAGCCCGGCGGCTTCCACATCGATCCGGTCCGCACCGTGGAGCGGGCCGTGATCACGCATGGCCATTCCGACCATGCCCGCGCCGGCCATGGCGCCGTGCTGGCGACGCAGGAGACGCTCGACATGATGCGGCTGCGCTATGGCGAGAATTTCGCCGGCTCGACGCAAGCGATTCGCTATGGCGAGGAGATCCGGCTCGGCGACGTCAGTGTGAAATTCCATCCGGCCGGCCATGTGCTGGGATCGGCGCAGATCGCGGTGACAGCCAAGGACACCTGCATCGTCGCCTCCGGCGACTACAAGGACGCGCCTGACCCGACCTGCACGCCGTTCGAGCTCGTGCCCTGCGACGTCTTCATCACCGAGGCCACGTTTGGCCTGCCGGTGTTCCGGCATGGCGATGCGGCCGATGAGCTGAAGAAGCTGCTGGCCTCGGTCGCGCTGTTTCCGGAGCGCGCGCATCTGGTCGGCGCCTATTCGCTCGGCAAGGCGCAGCGCGTGATCGCGCTATTGCGCCAGGCCGGCTACGACGCGCCGATCTATCTGCATGGCGCGATGGAGAAGATCACACACTACTACCAGAGCCGCGGCATCGCACTCGGCGAGCTCAGGCCTGTGGCCGGCATGAAGAAGGCGGCGCTCGCCGGGACCATCACGCTGGCGCCGCCGTCTGCGACAGCCGACATCTGGACACGGCGCTTTCTGGACCCCGTCACCGCATTTGCGTCGGGATGGATGCGCGTGCGCGCGCGGGCGCGGCAGGGCGGCGTCGAATTGCCGCTGGTGATTTCCGACCACGCCGATTGGGATGGCCTCACCGCGACGATCGCGGCGACCGGCGCCGGCGAGATCTGGGTCACCCACGGTCAGGAAGACGCGCTGGTGCATTGGTGCAAATCACAAGGCTTGCGCGCCCAACCGCTCGATCTGGTTGGCTATGGCGACGAGGACGAGAACGAGACGCCGGTCGCGGCGAAGGGCGAGGCATGA